The proteins below are encoded in one region of Paenibacillus albus:
- a CDS encoding sugar phosphate isomerase/epimerase family protein — MKYSIPSYSFHGLHSEGKIDLFGYFETVKYRYHLDSADIWNMMFKSFEDDYLRKLREALDEREMYVANLCVDAAEVWDVDPEKREQFYRNGLDNLRAAAILGAQTVRIDMGGRTLDMSEEQFEYTVKRYKEYCAIAEEHGFMVGPENHWGTSRDPENIRKLIEAVDHPNFGILLHFENWDSDKELGDRLCAKYAFHTHLAAWVIPNCEEKIALLEEVDYKGHLGIEHHSSKNEYSQVAWQYATARNIYNLMQAKKLGV, encoded by the coding sequence ATGAAATATTCCATTCCATCTTATTCGTTTCACGGTTTGCACAGCGAAGGCAAGATCGACCTCTTTGGCTATTTTGAAACGGTCAAGTACCGGTATCACCTGGATTCGGCAGATATTTGGAACATGATGTTTAAGAGCTTTGAAGACGATTACTTACGCAAGCTTCGGGAAGCGCTGGATGAGAGGGAAATGTACGTCGCTAATCTGTGCGTAGATGCTGCTGAAGTATGGGATGTAGACCCCGAGAAGCGTGAGCAGTTCTATCGGAATGGGCTGGACAACCTTCGAGCTGCAGCCATACTTGGTGCGCAAACCGTTCGGATTGATATGGGCGGACGCACGCTCGACATGTCGGAGGAGCAGTTCGAATATACGGTGAAGCGCTATAAGGAATATTGCGCGATAGCCGAGGAGCATGGTTTCATGGTTGGGCCGGAGAATCACTGGGGCACTTCGCGCGACCCGGAGAATATTCGCAAGCTGATTGAAGCGGTCGATCACCCGAACTTCGGCATCCTGCTTCACTTCGAGAACTGGGATTCGGACAAGGAGCTCGGCGACCGTCTCTGCGCCAAGTATGCGTTCCACACGCATCTGGCGGCATGGGTTATCCCGAATTGCGAGGAGAAGATCGCGCTGCTGGAGGAAGTCGACTATAAGGGGCATCTGGGCATCGAGCATCATTCGTCGAAGAACGAATATTCGCAAGTAGCATGGCAGTATGCGACTGCACGCAACATCTATAATCTGATGCAAGCCAAAAAGTTAGGGGTGTAA
- a CDS encoding beta-galactosidase, with protein MVEIREKQIVIDGKPTLIMCGEVHYYRLQRSEWQDRIDKLKDAGCNAVASYVPWLCHEPVEGQFDLDGHSRPELDLAGFIDLCRDNGLYFFVRPGPFIMAEMKNEGIPFWVYEKHPEVIPYGWDGAAATTRTLDYMAPGFLAAARNWYAEVMAVVAPRLHGGSAGGNIIGVQLDNEIGMLSWVSNCPDLTEHVAADFAEWLSRRYEGFVLERRYPFALDDAAVRLGALRSPEESYSAELLHDLGYYMRDRFARYVAVLRGYAEEFGVRDVPFFVNIHGTGGGRGFTYPIGISQLYEAYTQGPGYVSGSDIYFGDLTVMNFQDLYLINGFMDAVHLPDQPLTSLEFECGDGNYGNNFGGRYDVSAADFKTRMCIAQGNRMINYYLLTGGINYRMDQKLGDGNDRVAFTGERHGFAAPISPEGELNYTYPRMKRAIHTMMAVKDKLAVMREERDAVSFAFIPDYYMTEYRYPQSERMADIVRNIEANRSSGGWEIMARSMLLAGYRFGSVDIQNKPLLPSATPVLALPCARYLSADIQRKLADYVTAGGGLLLYGEVPQYDMEGKPCTILSDALGIRVLGTVVNGPHSWPAIVACGWAAGRAEVHTHFAQQLEPGTHEVIMRLYDSEVVCGVDAAVGKGRAIVIAAAYNSCDVQLFRLALERLGAAAGLTHDHKDMGMFTTSTANADGERFLHVLNLDGFDKELHLYEHGEKLLGGQRLHIASKDGVMLPLDMSFGDVRIAYATAEVAEVAEDAIRFRLTQPQDVIAFVTEREIAPSDDYTVGEQDGVKLVRSGKHAKVDDTLVVRFAAAK; from the coding sequence ATGGTAGAAATTCGAGAAAAGCAAATTGTGATCGACGGGAAGCCTACTCTCATAATGTGCGGCGAGGTGCATTACTACCGGCTGCAGCGGAGCGAATGGCAAGATCGCATTGACAAGCTGAAGGATGCGGGCTGCAACGCGGTTGCTTCCTATGTTCCATGGTTGTGCCATGAGCCTGTGGAAGGTCAATTTGATCTGGATGGGCATTCGCGGCCAGAGCTTGATCTTGCCGGATTTATTGATCTATGCCGAGATAACGGACTGTATTTCTTCGTTCGTCCAGGCCCTTTCATTATGGCGGAGATGAAGAACGAGGGCATCCCGTTCTGGGTCTACGAGAAGCATCCGGAAGTCATCCCGTATGGCTGGGATGGAGCGGCGGCAACAACTCGCACACTTGATTATATGGCACCGGGCTTCTTGGCAGCCGCGCGCAATTGGTATGCTGAAGTGATGGCGGTTGTTGCGCCTCGCTTGCATGGGGGTTCGGCGGGCGGGAACATCATCGGCGTACAGCTCGATAATGAGATCGGCATGCTCTCATGGGTCAGCAATTGCCCCGACTTGACGGAGCATGTTGCCGCGGACTTCGCGGAATGGCTGAGCCGCAGGTATGAAGGCTTCGTGCTTGAGCGGCGGTATCCTTTTGCGCTGGATGATGCCGCGGTGCGGCTTGGTGCTCTGCGTTCGCCGGAGGAGAGCTATTCGGCTGAGCTGCTGCACGATCTGGGCTACTATATGCGCGATCGGTTTGCACGATATGTCGCTGTGCTTCGTGGATATGCGGAGGAATTCGGTGTTCGCGATGTGCCGTTCTTCGTGAACATTCACGGCACAGGCGGCGGACGTGGATTCACGTATCCGATCGGCATTAGCCAGCTGTATGAAGCGTATACGCAGGGACCGGGTTATGTGTCCGGCTCCGATATTTATTTTGGCGACTTGACTGTGATGAACTTCCAGGATCTCTACTTAATCAACGGCTTTATGGATGCCGTTCATCTGCCGGATCAGCCACTCACTTCGCTGGAATTCGAATGCGGAGACGGCAATTACGGCAACAACTTCGGCGGTCGGTACGATGTGTCGGCAGCGGATTTCAAGACTCGCATGTGCATCGCGCAGGGCAACCGGATGATCAATTACTATTTGCTGACTGGCGGCATCAATTACCGGATGGATCAGAAGCTTGGCGACGGCAATGACCGAGTCGCTTTTACTGGAGAGCGACATGGCTTCGCTGCACCGATCAGTCCTGAAGGCGAGCTCAATTATACGTATCCACGCATGAAGCGCGCCATTCATACGATGATGGCGGTGAAAGATAAGCTTGCTGTCATGCGGGAAGAGCGGGATGCGGTTTCTTTCGCGTTCATCCCGGACTATTACATGACGGAATACCGCTATCCGCAGAGTGAGCGTATGGCGGATATTGTGAGGAACATCGAAGCGAATCGGAGCAGCGGCGGATGGGAGATCATGGCCCGTTCCATGCTGCTTGCCGGATATCGGTTCGGCTCGGTCGATATCCAGAACAAGCCGCTTCTGCCTTCGGCAACGCCGGTGCTGGCTCTGCCATGCGCTCGTTACCTGAGCGCAGACATTCAGCGGAAGCTTGCCGACTATGTGACGGCAGGTGGCGGATTGCTCTTGTACGGCGAGGTGCCGCAGTATGACATGGAAGGCAAGCCGTGTACGATCTTGAGCGACGCGCTTGGCATTCGCGTGCTTGGGACCGTCGTGAATGGCCCGCATTCGTGGCCTGCCATTGTGGCATGCGGCTGGGCAGCGGGGCGTGCTGAAGTGCACACGCACTTTGCGCAGCAGCTGGAGCCGGGAACGCATGAGGTCATCATGCGTTTGTATGATTCTGAAGTGGTATGCGGCGTAGATGCTGCGGTAGGCAAGGGTCGCGCGATCGTTATTGCGGCAGCTTATAACAGCTGCGATGTGCAGCTGTTCCGGCTTGCGCTTGAGCGATTGGGCGCAGCGGCAGGTCTGACGCATGACCATAAGGATATGGGCATGTTCACGACATCAACCGCGAACGCTGATGGCGAGCGGTTTCTGCATGTGCTCAACTTGGACGGCTTCGACAAGGAACTCCATCTGTACGAGCACGGCGAGAAGCTGCTTGGCGGGCAGCGGCTGCATATCGCGAGCAAAGACGGCGTCATGCTGCCGCTTGATATGAGCTTCGGCGACGTACGGATTGCGTATGCGACTGCTGAGGTTGCGGAAGTGGCGGAGGATGCGATCCGCTTCCGGCTGACGCAGCCGCAGGATGTCATTGCATTCGTGACGGAGCGGGAAATCGCCCCGAGCGATGATTACACGGTGGGGGAGCAAGACGGCGTGAAGCTCGTCCGATCCGGTAAGCATGCGAAGGTGGACGATACTCTGGTCGTCCGATTCGCGGCGGCGAAGTAA
- a CDS encoding phytanoyl-CoA dioxygenase family protein, with protein sequence MSVNRSVKEQFEQNGYYIIRELYAAEEMEAFKAECVKIVKEHDAGPSGVLVGMTLRSPLFRQATVKPALVEALREIIGEHIIFLSDKVVLKNAATDFGSPWHQDHPYWDGSHKFSVWIALDDALKSNGCLRLVPGSHLQGTVTHDDQSEDGYGFVNRIDRRQIADDAIVDFEARRGDAVIFHDLLFHASYPNVSGHERWALITTYKDGTKEDPDYEWAGAAFVVCGGV encoded by the coding sequence GTGAGCGTGAATCGTTCGGTTAAGGAGCAGTTCGAGCAGAATGGCTATTACATCATCAGGGAGTTGTATGCGGCTGAGGAAATGGAGGCTTTCAAAGCGGAGTGCGTCAAAATTGTGAAGGAGCATGACGCCGGTCCCTCAGGCGTGCTCGTGGGGATGACGCTGCGGAGTCCGCTGTTCAGGCAAGCAACCGTTAAGCCTGCGCTTGTGGAAGCGCTGCGGGAAATCATTGGTGAACACATCATCTTCCTGAGCGACAAAGTGGTATTGAAAAATGCAGCTACCGACTTCGGCTCTCCTTGGCATCAGGATCATCCCTATTGGGACGGCAGCCACAAATTTTCTGTTTGGATCGCGCTTGACGATGCACTGAAGAGCAACGGCTGTCTGCGACTCGTTCCTGGCAGCCATCTTCAAGGCACGGTTACGCATGACGATCAATCCGAGGATGGTTACGGCTTCGTCAATCGGATTGATCGGCGGCAAATTGCGGACGATGCGATCGTCGATTTCGAAGCGCGCCGAGGTGACGCGGTCATCTTCCATGACCTGTTGTTCCATGCTTCTTATCCGAATGTGAGCGGTCATGAACGATGGGCACTCATTACGACGTACAAGGACGGCACGAAGGAAGACCCGGATTACGAATGGGCTGGCGCTGCGTTCGTTGTTTGCGGCGGCGTTTAA
- a CDS encoding Gfo/Idh/MocA family protein — MTTRKIRIGIIGAGLIGKDHLEKYEQIEDAEVVALCDTNETQLKKMAEQFGVPHTYTDFRELLQRDDLDAVDVCVHNNLHAPITIAALEAGKHVYCEKPIAGSYADGKAMLDAAERYGKKLHVQLAFIYQIETMATKMLIEEGKLGKLYHARSTGHRRRGRPFVDGYATKEFNRKATASGGALFDMGVYRISQLLYLMDLPKVKTITGKTYQEVAMDEKRREISGFDVEELGVGFVRFEGGLTLDIIEAWAIHLNGFEGSSIVGNVGGVRLPGHTSQGKTPFSYHTQVADMDMDATFDLGYANYRWHELRDNTDAYDSSQKHWIAALQGRVELLPTAEIALQTILVSEGIYLSDRLEREVTAEEVIEASVSSAIKL, encoded by the coding sequence ATGACGACGCGAAAAATCAGAATCGGTATTATCGGCGCGGGGTTAATCGGCAAGGATCATTTGGAGAAATATGAGCAAATCGAAGACGCGGAAGTCGTTGCACTCTGTGACACCAATGAAACGCAGCTGAAGAAGATGGCGGAGCAATTCGGCGTACCGCATACCTATACTGATTTTCGCGAGCTGCTGCAGCGTGACGATCTCGACGCCGTCGACGTCTGCGTGCATAACAATCTGCATGCGCCGATTACGATTGCGGCACTGGAAGCGGGCAAGCATGTGTACTGCGAGAAGCCGATTGCCGGCTCTTATGCAGACGGGAAGGCGATGCTCGATGCGGCGGAGCGCTATGGCAAGAAGCTGCATGTACAGCTAGCCTTCATCTATCAGATCGAAACGATGGCAACGAAAATGCTGATCGAAGAAGGCAAGCTTGGCAAGCTGTACCATGCCCGCTCGACGGGGCATCGCAGACGCGGTCGTCCTTTTGTCGATGGCTATGCGACGAAGGAATTTAACCGCAAAGCTACTGCTTCCGGCGGCGCTTTGTTCGATATGGGCGTCTATCGCATCTCGCAGCTGCTCTACTTGATGGACTTGCCGAAGGTGAAGACGATTACCGGCAAGACCTATCAAGAAGTAGCCATGGACGAGAAGCGTAGAGAGATCAGCGGCTTCGACGTGGAAGAGCTCGGCGTTGGCTTCGTTCGATTCGAAGGCGGACTGACGCTCGATATTATCGAGGCTTGGGCCATTCATTTGAACGGCTTCGAAGGCAGCAGCATCGTTGGCAATGTTGGCGGCGTAAGGCTGCCAGGGCATACCAGTCAGGGCAAAACGCCGTTTAGCTATCATACGCAGGTTGCTGACATGGACATGGATGCAACGTTCGATCTCGGCTACGCGAATTATCGCTGGCATGAGCTGCGCGATAATACGGATGCCTACGATTCCTCGCAAAAGCACTGGATCGCGGCGCTTCAAGGCCGAGTCGAGCTATTGCCGACGGCGGAGATTGCTCTGCAGACGATTCTTGTAAGCGAAGGCATTTATCTCTCGGATCGGTTGGAGCGGGAAGTGACGGCGGAAGAGGTCATCGAAGCTTCCGTATCGTCAGCGATTAAACTATAA
- a CDS encoding glycoside hydrolase family protein, which produces MQLQAHVEHLRTPHKWGRPVLQGSGTPGQFDSWAVDCPFVFYHHDQFHMMYIGFDGSGYQTGLAVSDNLLDWTPKGIMLERLQAGSRWDHVGAAGSWLLLESDQLYEIPRLKKLNNKYWMIYHSYPEVGYEAGGAVMGLAWCEDEELLHWHRLDEPIFTYESGEHWELGGLYKCCVIEHNDQYYMFYNAKCTGEPWTEETGIATSTDLIHWTRHASNPVIAVQPDTYYSQFFSDPCVKFDRTLGKFINFGFGFDGRHAQGALAVSDEDLLHWSVYPEPWISHGSHGELDETHAHKSSVIYWQDTLYHFYCACRPAREGDRAVIYYGENNREFRCITVATSKPL; this is translated from the coding sequence ATGCAACTCCAAGCTCATGTGGAGCATTTGAGAACACCACATAAATGGGGACGTCCGGTGCTGCAAGGCTCGGGAACGCCGGGGCAGTTCGATTCCTGGGCGGTCGATTGCCCATTCGTCTTCTACCATCATGATCAATTTCATATGATGTACATCGGATTTGACGGCTCCGGCTATCAGACGGGGCTTGCGGTTAGCGACAATCTGCTCGACTGGACGCCGAAGGGGATCATGCTCGAACGACTCCAGGCCGGCTCGCGTTGGGATCATGTCGGAGCTGCCGGTTCGTGGCTATTGCTAGAGTCCGACCAGCTCTACGAGATTCCGCGACTGAAGAAGCTGAACAACAAGTACTGGATGATCTATCATTCGTACCCGGAAGTCGGCTATGAAGCTGGCGGCGCGGTGATGGGACTTGCTTGGTGCGAGGATGAGGAGCTGCTGCATTGGCATCGACTCGATGAGCCGATCTTCACCTACGAGAGCGGGGAGCACTGGGAGCTAGGCGGCCTGTACAAATGCTGTGTCATCGAGCATAACGATCAATACTACATGTTCTACAATGCAAAATGCACCGGTGAGCCGTGGACGGAGGAGACTGGAATCGCAACCTCGACCGATCTGATTCACTGGACGCGCCACGCAAGCAATCCGGTAATTGCAGTTCAACCAGATACATATTACAGCCAATTCTTCAGCGATCCATGCGTAAAGTTTGACCGGACGTTAGGCAAATTTATCAACTTCGGATTTGGCTTCGACGGCCGCCATGCGCAAGGGGCGCTTGCCGTATCAGACGAGGATCTGCTGCACTGGTCTGTTTACCCTGAGCCATGGATCAGCCATGGATCACATGGCGAGCTCGACGAGACACATGCGCACAAATCCTCCGTCATCTACTGGCAAGACACGCTATATCACTTCTACTGCGCCTGCAGGCCGGCGCGCGAAGGCGACCGCGCCGTCATTTATTATGGCGAGAATAACCGCGAGTTCAGATGCATCACCGTTGCAACGAGCAAGCCGCTTTAA
- a CDS encoding phosphatase PAP2 family protein, producing the protein MDFYIYLCLIYFFLKDPAVYRRTIITYVVCALICYGIYMVFQTTVPRPDISGTDPVTRLLGYVYGRDLPFNCFPSIHCFSSYLVLKALYTSKFRGRLNQVLIYGMSITIILSTFFVKQHVIFDAIGGILLSDIVYRLVSRADRVGLFRRSKPMPQRANM; encoded by the coding sequence TTGGATTTTTATATTTATCTTTGTCTCATCTATTTCTTTCTTAAAGATCCCGCGGTCTATCGCCGTACGATCATTACGTATGTGGTCTGCGCCTTGATCTGTTATGGCATCTATATGGTGTTCCAAACAACTGTGCCGCGTCCGGATATATCGGGAACGGACCCCGTCACGCGATTGCTGGGCTACGTATATGGCCGGGATTTGCCGTTTAACTGCTTCCCGAGCATTCACTGCTTCTCCAGTTATCTGGTGTTGAAAGCATTATACACAAGCAAGTTCCGCGGCCGTTTGAATCAAGTGCTTATCTACGGCATGTCGATTACGATTATTTTATCGACATTCTTCGTGAAGCAGCATGTCATATTCGACGCAATCGGAGGCATCCTGCTTTCAGATATCGTATACCGCCTCGTGTCGCGCGCAGATCGCGTGGGTCTTTTCCGCAGATCGAAGCCAATGCCGCAGCGGGCTAATATGTAA
- a CDS encoding VOC family protein: MNPISNQIGGVFIPVSNVEHARDWYCDILGLSTDGEIYFGHIFVLPMNGPDIVLDSKIFSPDHVYKVPAFQFRTDDIHQAYEFLRAKNVHVTTEVENDHWFTFKDPDGNLLMVCK, translated from the coding sequence ATGAATCCGATTTCGAATCAAATAGGCGGAGTATTTATACCCGTAAGCAATGTGGAACATGCCCGTGACTGGTATTGTGACATACTAGGATTATCTACAGATGGGGAAATTTATTTCGGTCATATATTCGTTCTTCCTATGAATGGACCGGACATTGTATTGGACAGCAAAATCTTCTCTCCCGACCACGTCTACAAGGTTCCGGCATTTCAATTCCGAACGGATGATATCCATCAAGCCTATGAATTTTTGCGAGCGAAGAATGTGCATGTGACAACTGAAGTAGAGAACGACCATTGGTTCACCTTTAAGGACCCGGATGGCAATTTACTAATGGTTTGCAAATAA